One Gossypium raimondii isolate GPD5lz chromosome 3, ASM2569854v1, whole genome shotgun sequence genomic window carries:
- the LOC105795659 gene encoding uncharacterized protein LOC105795659, producing MAQTIRQLAEALTAQLPLCIAYPTMDTDFELKSGLIQLLPTFRGLQNEIPHKHMKEFHMVCLSMKSQGVTEDHIKLRAFPFSLANSAKEWLFYLPLGSITIWANLSRLSLNRFFPASRAVELRREIVGIRKKEAESFCDYWERFKKLCASCPQHGITEQSLLQYFYEGLKPIEMHMVDAASGGALVNMTLQQARDLISTMAANSQQFRANTEPPRRVHQLSNSILEDKVDILTNMMNSLIAEKARTTLLCGICVTPDYATNACPSLYDDTMTHLEVVGNFPRPLQRRYNPYSNTYNLGWMDHPNLCYGANPRNKQTYQNRFPQQPQGSGNSLETMVNKLTTNVLDFQQQTLNFQNETKDFQ from the coding sequence ATGGCTCAAACGATTCGGCAACTGGCCGAAGCTCTGACAGCACAACTGCCATTATGCATCGCGTATCCTACTATGGATACtgattttgagttgaagtcAGGTCTAATCCAGTTACTGCCAACTTTTCGTGGGTTGCAAAATGAAATTCCCCACAAGCATATGAAAGAgtttcatatggtttgtcttagcATGAAATCTCAGGGGGTAACTGAGGATCATATTAAATTGCGTGCTTTCCCTTTCTCTCTAGCAAATTCCGCtaaggaatggttattttatttacccctTGGATCTATTACAATATGGGCTAATCTATCTCGTTTGTCTCTGAATAGGTTTTTTCCAGCATCTCGAGCAGTTGAGCTAAGAAGAGAGATCGTtggaataagaaaaaaagaagctGAGTCCTTTTGCGATTATTGGGAGCGGTTTAAGAAGTTGTGTGCAAGCTGCCCACAACATGGTATAACGGAGCAATCTCTCCTCCAATACTTTTACGAAGGTTTGAAGCCCATAGAGATGCATATGGTAGACGCCGCTAGTGGAGGAGCATTGGTCAACATGACACTCCAACAGGCGAGAGACTTGATTTCCACGATGGCTGCAAATTCTCAGCAGTTTCGAGCCAATACTGAACCCCCTAGAAGGGTTCACCAGCTAAGTAATTCAATCTTAGAGGATAAAGTTGATATACTTACTAATATGATGAACTCTCTTATTGCAGAAAAAGCGAGGACAACCCTGTTATGCGGAATATGTGTTACACCTGATTATGCAACTAATGCATGTCCCAGTTTGTATGATGATACCATGACCCATCTGGAAGTTGTGGGAAATTTTCCTAGGCCGCTACAAAGGCGATACAACCCCTACAGTAATACCTACAACCTAGGGTGGATGGACCATCCTAACTTATGTTATGGAGCCAACCCACGAAATAAGCAGACATACCAAAATCGATTTCCGCAACAGCCGCAAGGTTCAGGAAATTCTCTAGAAACCATGGTCAATAAGTTAACAACtaatgttcttgattttcaacaGCAAACTCTTAATTTCCAAAACGAGACGAAGGATTTCCAATAG